The region ATCGATTGTGGCAGGGATTACCATTCAGGCCCATCGCGATTTTCGCTGTGCAGTGACCATGAATGAAGACGAATCAACCTTTGAAATTCCCGATTACATTCTCAGTCGCTTACAGCCCACCCTGACGCTTGGTCATCCGGCTCGTGAAGATGAACTGGCCATCCTGCGCTATCATCTGCCGTTTGCTGCCGAGGATATTCTGAACCTGACAGTTGAGTTTCTGCAGCAATCGCACGGATTGAAACTCGACTTTTCAACGCGCGATGGCATCAACGTCCTGCGGTATGCCATGAAACGGGCTGCTCAAGACCCGGAACACCCGTTGGCGCGCGATGAAGCCTGGCGGCAGTCTCTCGAAGCCTGTCTAGGTTCGGAAGCTCTCGATCTGGATCGTCTGGCAGCCAAAAACCGGCAGACGCTGGGTGGAGATGTGATGCCCATGGGCCTCGGAGATTTCTTCTTCTCCCCCAACGACCCGCTTCATCCCGACCGTCATGACGACGACGATGAGGATGATGATCTGGATGACGATGATGATGACATGTACGACGACGACGATGACGAAGACGATCGTCCTTCACGCCGGTGATAGACGGCCAGCTGACTATATTTGACGCACACCGACAAAGGCATGTTAAACACAGCGGCTCGAGGCAGGCTGGACAGACTCTCAATGCGCCATAGATTTCCGGGATGAGTCTTACAATCTCCTCGGAATTCCCCCTATCATAATGATTCAGAAATTGAACGGACGGTCTTCGGGACGCGGATGTGAGTTTTGCTGATCCATGGTTGTTGTGGGGGTTGCTCCTGGGAGTCGTGCCACTGGTCCTGCACCTGTGGAAACGTCGCCAGCCTGCCAGGCTCCCCTGGGCTGCCATGCAGTTTCTGACAGCCGCCATCGAAAAAAATCGCCGACGATTGCAACTGGAAGAACTCTGGCAACTCGCCTTTCGTCTGGGGATCATCATGCTCCCGGCTGTGGCACTCGCCCGGCCCATCTGGTCTTCAGCAGCCATCACAGTTTCCAAAACGCCTTCGACCCTGCAGATCCTCCTGCTCGATACCACTCTCAGTATGGGGACATTGACCGCTGCTCGTGCCGAAGCTCTCCCTTCAGCGTTATCATCTCCTCAAAACCAACCCTCCGCCTGGAGCAGGGCACTCGATCGAGCCCGCGAAATCGTCAACAACGCACCTCAGGGGACAGCGTTCCAACTGGTGCTGCTTCAAGGCGATGAAGCACGCGCCCTGATCTCGGAACCTTCCCGTGCTAAAGCCGAAATTCTCCGGGAACTCGATCAGCTTCAACTCACACAATCGGCGGGCAATCCACTCGCCAGCTTACGCCGTGTTCGTCAATGGCTGGCTTCTGCATCCGAGCGCGAGCCACACTTCGAGCAACAGGTGGTCTCGCTGATCACCGACCTGCAGGAATCGACCTGGGATCTTTCCCCCGGCACACCCACCAGCCAGATCCTGCTCGAAATTCAACAACACGCGGCTCTTCAATGGGAAGACGTGGGCTTGGAAATCCCCGCAAATTATGCCATTACCAGGGCCGAAATCCTGGCCCCGATCCTGTTGCGAAAGGAATCCTTTCGACTCGAACTGACTGTCACATGCCTGGGAAAACCACCGGTTGATCCTGCACCTCTCGTGGTGTTTCTCAAGGTCGATGGCCAACTCTCACAAACCGCCCCCGTGATCTTGAGTCCCCAGGAGCTTCCATCGGGTCGTCAAATCGAAGCCAAAGTTTCGTTCGATCTCCGTTTTGAAGTTGCCGGAGAACGCACCATTGAAGTGGGCCTGGGCCTTAAGGAGAATGCCGGCAAATCGTTGGGATTACCCGTCGATGAGCGCCCTCAGGATGACGTCCGTTATCTCGTGGCTCCCATTCGTGACCGACTCAAAATCCTGCTGGTCGATGGCAAGCCTGCCAAAACACGTTTTGAAAATGCGACCGATTTTCTGCGCCTGGCCCTCGATCCCGGCGATGAGCAAGACCAGTACCAGATCAACGTGATCCCTGCGGACGAACTGCTCTCAAATCGACTCCCTGAGTACGATGTCGTCTGCCTGTGCGATCTGCCGGAACTTTCAGCCAATGAATTGAATGCTGTCGAAGCCTATTTAAGGCAGGGCGGCGGCCTGATCATCGGTTTTGGCAGCCAGATACAACTGGGCGCATGGCGTTCCGTGCTGAATCAGGCAGCCTCATGGTGGCCACTCGAACTCGATTCCATCGTCGGCTCCCCGGAAAATCCCGAGGACATCTTTTCCTTCGATCCTTTAAACTACCAGCACCCCATCCTGTTTCCCTTTGCCGGTCAATCGGGCACAGGTTTATCTGCAACAAAGACCTTTGCCTATCTGCGAATGCTGGCCCGGCCCGGAATCACCAGCCAGGTCGCACTGCAGTTCAGTTCGGGCGACCCCGCCATTGTGACCAGCAGTGTCGGTGCTGGCCGACTGGTGATCGTGGCCACGCCGTTTGATCGTACCTGGGGAACATGGGCTTTGTGGGGGCATAGCCTCGTTCCTCTCAGCCACGAAATGGTGCGTTATGCCGCTGCCGATTCGCAGCAGATGCGCAGCACGATCGCCGGTGAGCCTGTCTTCCCCCATGCAGCCATCCTGAAAGCCATGCAGAGCCAGAACAGCTCGAATGAAACGAGTGCATCAAACTGGATCTGGCGCACACCTGCCGGTGCCGACACCCTCGTGACCCCACAGCCTGATCAGGCGTTGGCAGTGCCCTATCAGGCCGGGCTCTATCGACTGTCGCGCAGCACCCCGGGATTGATCCATTCGCCATCCGTCAAGACCGGCACTTCCCGCGCACCATCGGGTCCTGCGACAGGCTGGTTCTGGTTCGCAGTGAATCCCGATATCCGTGAATCGTCACTGGCCCGCTGGCCTTTGCCTGCCACTGAAAACGCCAGCCACAGGACTCCAGGAAGCCACACCCCGCCCATCTCTCAGCAGCCGAGGCAGGAGACCACAACTTCCAGCACGCCGCCCCTGTCAAATACGCCCACGTCAAATCCGCGTGCGAAAACTACCGAAACCAGCGACAACCCGAGCGACAATCTCCCCCGCTGGCTGCTCCTGCTGGTATTGCTGCTGCTGCTTTGTGAGGGTGTTTTCAGCGGCGGTGTTTTCCGTCGTTCCACCCAGGCCCAGCTTCTGCAAAACAATCCCCAGCCGACTCGTCCGTCTCTCTGGCGCCGGCTCTTCCGTCGTTGACTCAGGTTTCGCATCCTCGCGGGGGGCCCGGCCAACTCGTGCCCAACTCACCGACACAGGTTGTCGTGCAAAGCCACGACAACAAGAAGCCGCGCGATGTGCTCTGTGTGCCCTGCTTGCAGCTCTGGGCAAGCATGTCTTCGCGACCAACAACGCGCAGCCTTTTTGTGGGAACCTCAAAGATCTTCCAGGGAATCTCAACTCCTGCTGGATGTTGGTCACCGAATCATGTTCAATAAATAACACCGCTTTCAGCATTTACAACATTCTTTGTGCCATGCTTGCGGCTATGTGCCATGCTTGCAGCCCTGGGCAAGCATGCCTGACGTACCTCTGAAAAGCCGCAGATTTCTGGAAGGTCTGTAGCAAATGTTCATTCAAAGGCATTCTTTGCAGAACTCTGGCAGCGATTGAGTGTTGATACCACCAGACCACTCCATGAAGGCAGACAAAAAGGACAGAATTGAAGACAGACCGTGAAGTCTGATCACCTCCGGGGAGATTCCAGTCGGCATGAAGTGCCCACAAAAAATCAGCAGCAGCGCCGAGAAAAGTCATGCCCGCCCATGGCTGCAAGTGGCATGGGTTACTCCTGCACACCGCTCACGTTCTGCCTACACGTTGCTCGAAATTCTTTTAGTGCTGGCTGTCCTGGGCGTGCTGGCCGCAATCGTTGCACCGTCGGCGCTGCGTCGTCTGGCAGATTCGACGATGATTTCTTCTGCCGATGAAATCTGTAAGCTTCTTTCGGAAGCACGGATGATGGCGATGGAAGCGGGTGAGCCTGCCGAGTTTCGCTATCAGCCGGGGGGCAATCATTTTCTCGTCACCACCCGTACCGGGATTGCCGATGCGGCACTGACCTCGGGAAACTCCTCATCCGCAGCAACTCCTGTCGATAACACAGGTCAGCCTGTCGCTACGGGTCCGCTCAATGCCTGGACACGCAGTCGCTCGATCGGAGGGCATCTGGCGAGTCCTGTGCGATTCGCCAATCCAACCCCCACTTTTCGAGAGCAATCCCTCGCCCAGACAGTCTCAGAAAACTTGATTGCCGACCTCGAAAATGCGAGTGAACTTTCTCAGGTCAGGTGGTCTGAGCCCCTCGTTTTCCAACCCGATGGCACCACGATCGATCAGCAGTTCAAGATCTCCGATGCTTCCGGCCGCACCATTCGAATTCGAGTTCGCGGATTAACCGGCAGCGCCACCATGTCGGCCATGACTATTGAAGATCCATCAACCATGGAGAATTCATCCCCCAGGTTTGAGCCTTAAGCCAAGGAATTCTCTCGATGCGATACAGACGCCATGATGAGCAGCAAGGTCGAGGGAGTCGGCGTCCCTGCGTATCGAGTCGGACTGCCGGTTTCAGTCTGCTGGAAGTGGTGCTCGCCGGCACGATCTTTCTGGGCGCGACTGTCGCTCTTTCTCAACTGGTCTGGAATGGCAGCCGGGCGTCGATTCAGTCGCGGCTGCTGGCCGAAGCCACCTGGAGATGTGAATCCAAGATGCAGGAAGCAGTAGCCGGCGTGGTGGCACTTTCGCCCGTCTCGTCCACTCCGTTCGATGACGATCCCGCGTGGTCATGGAGTTTGAATGTTTCCGAAGGGCCTTATGCTGAGCTATTAGCCGTCGAAGTCATGGTGACTCGCGAAGGCTCCACACCTCTGGCCAGTGCCGGCTTTCGACTCAAACGCTGGATCCGGGATCCGCAATGGTTCATTGATGCTGCTGCCGAAGAAGCCGCAGCAGCAGCGGCCGAAACCAGCACTTCATCGACCAGCACCTCATCCGGCAGTTCTGGTTCTTCTTCAGGATCTGGTTCGTCATCAGGGTCAGGTTCACGTTCAGGATCAGGGTCAGGATCTGGCGGTGGTGGATCGCAGCAGAATGGAGGCTCACGATGATCAGCCGCCGCTCATGCTCTCGCCGTACGATTGGCCAGCGAGCCTCCCGGCAAGGCTTTAACCTGCTGGAAGTGCTGCTGGCAGCCGCCCTGACAGCGGTGCTGGTGATGATCATTTCGCAGGCTTTGAATACGTATTATCGCAGTACGGTGACCAGCCGGGTCGAGCTGGAACGCTCGCGTCTGGTGCGGGCGATCCAACGGCAGATTGCCAGCGATATTCGCAATGTGACCTTTGCTTTCCAGAAAGAAGCATCGGCTTCGAGCACAGTCTCCTCAAGCACAGTGGCTTCGACCAGCACCTCGACATCAACTGGTTCTTCATCCACAAGTGGCACAGAAACTTCTGGAACCGGTTCTACAGAAACAACCACTGACGAAACGACCACGATTTCCGTTGTGGGTGCGGACGACCAGTTGGCTGCCGGGAGTGCCGGAGTTGTCGGCGATATCGCAAACCTGAAGCTGCATGTCAGTCTGCCGCGAATGGAAACGCCGGTATTAAATGATGTTGAATACTACACCGCGACCACTTCCAGCGACTTGCGACAGATCTGTTACTACTGGATGGCGGGCGGCAGCCTGGACAATCAGACGGGGGAAGCTTCACAGTCTGGCCTGGCTCGCTATGAGGCCGATCGACTCGAAGCCACCTTTGCGGAAACGAGTGGAAAAGCTCTGGCCGTACCACAAATTCTGGCGCCAGAAATCGCCTCAATCAGCTTCCGCTATTTTGATGGTTTGGCCTGGCTCGAAAGTTGGGACAGCCCCACGATGCAGGCATTGCCTCGCGCGATTGAAGTCACTCTGCAATTTGTTCCCGCAGAGAATCGACTGGGAACGATCTTCAATGCCGGGGTTTCACCGATGTCGAATCAGGCGACGTTTGTGATCGCCGTCCCGCTGGCAGATCCGAAGCCACCGGAGGAGACATTATGAAACGAATTCCCCCACTGGCTTACTCACGTCAGTTTCAAACTCAAAGCCGACCATCGACACGAAGATTACCCTCTCGGCCGCAATCATCCCCTCGGCAGGGCATGATTCTGATTCTCGTCCTCGTGGTGACCATCTTTCTCACCTATGGAGTCGCCTCGTTTTCCCGGCAGATGACTTCCGAACTCGAAGCCACGCGTTTCTATCAGACCGAAGTTCGTGTGCAGGCCGCTGTCGAATCCGGGATTGAATATCTGGCAACAGTTGTGGCTCAACAAGGCGAAACGGCTGCCGAAAGTCTCTGGCATGCGCCGACTCTCTTTCAAGGTGTCCTGGTCGAAGAATCCGAACGTGCCCGGGGGAACATTCGCTTTTCTGTCGTTTCACCCCTTCCTCAAGACATCGCCACTTACTCCATTCGTTATGGCGTCATGGATGAATCCGGAAAGCTCAATCTCAATCGACTCTCGGCTCTGAAGCTGACCGAAGAGGAGATGACGGCTCTCCTGATGGGAATTCCCAACATGACAGAAGACATCGCCGCTGCCATTCGCGACTGGATTGACACCAACGACGAAGAGCTACCAGGTGGTGCTGAATCGAGCTATTACGAAACTCTTTCGCCACCTTATCAGGCCAAAAACGGGCCACTGGAATCGCTGGATGAACTCCTGATGGTCAAGGGAGTCACTCCTCAGTTGCTCTATGGCGAAGATGCCAATCGGAATGGTCTCTTGGATCAGAATGAGGTTGATGGTGACTCGAGCCCTCCCTTTGATAACAACGACACCTTCCTTGATCAGGGGTGGAGTGCTTACTTTACAGTTCACAGCCGCGAAAAGAACAAGCGTCCCGATGGCACGAAGAAAATCTATCTCAACAACGATTTTCTGACAGATCTCTACGATGCCCTCGAACCCGAATTTGGCGAAGATGTCGCCAAATTCATCATTGCCTATCGAGTCAACGGGCCGAACAGTACCACAGAAGCACAACCTGCCAACAGCACCAGTGGCAATGACCGCATTCGCAACATTGGTGGCTCACCGACAGGTTCCAGTTCTCAGCGTGGACGCCAGCAGCGCGATTCTCAGGCCGTTCAATCGCTGGTTCGAGGTCTAAGCGAAGCCGCCAGCAGCGAAACGGGAACAGTCACGCGTGGAGGTATCGACATCACCCGTGGTGGACAGTTCAAAGTGAACTCGATCTTTGACCTTGTGGGTGTCTCAGTGACCGCCACGGTCAATGGTGCACAAACCACACTCGAAAGCCCCTGGAAAGACGAACCCAACGAACTGGCCGCGACTCTGCCTGCCATTCTGGACAATTTAAGCACCATCGAAGATGACTTCATCGAAGGGCGCATCAACATCAACGAAGCACGCGTCGAGGTTCTCTCCGGCATCCCCGGCATGACCGAAGAACTCCTCGACGGCATCATGGCTTCACAGCCAGTCGATTCCAACGGGATGCCCAATACCAGCCTCCTGGCTCAACGGAAAAACATTGCCTGGCTCTATGCCGAAGGGATTGCCGATCTCGCGACTTTACGCACACTCGACCCTTACCTCACCTGCCAGGGAAGTGTCTTTCGTGCGCAGATTCTGGGCTT is a window of Planctopirus limnophila DSM 3776 DNA encoding:
- a CDS encoding AAA family ATPase, giving the protein MSDVVEIDGVSLHLSSPDHTQEQWIGQREVLMQLLACWLVVDDRDLPLSPRLIGAPGIGKTTLAIAAGRQRGQEVYIYQCTADTRPEDLLVTPVLAEDGRIRYHASALVTAMIRGGVCILDEGNRMNEKSWASLAPLLDHRRYAESIVAGITIQAHRDFRCAVTMNEDESTFEIPDYILSRLQPTLTLGHPAREDELAILRYHLPFAAEDILNLTVEFLQQSHGLKLDFSTRDGINVLRYAMKRAAQDPEHPLARDEAWRQSLEACLGSEALDLDRLAAKNRQTLGGDVMPMGLGDFFFSPNDPLHPDRHDDDDEDDDLDDDDDDMYDDDDDEDDRPSRR
- a CDS encoding BatA domain-containing protein, translating into MSFADPWLLWGLLLGVVPLVLHLWKRRQPARLPWAAMQFLTAAIEKNRRRLQLEELWQLAFRLGIIMLPAVALARPIWSSAAITVSKTPSTLQILLLDTTLSMGTLTAARAEALPSALSSPQNQPSAWSRALDRAREIVNNAPQGTAFQLVLLQGDEARALISEPSRAKAEILRELDQLQLTQSAGNPLASLRRVRQWLASASEREPHFEQQVVSLITDLQESTWDLSPGTPTSQILLEIQQHAALQWEDVGLEIPANYAITRAEILAPILLRKESFRLELTVTCLGKPPVDPAPLVVFLKVDGQLSQTAPVILSPQELPSGRQIEAKVSFDLRFEVAGERTIEVGLGLKENAGKSLGLPVDERPQDDVRYLVAPIRDRLKILLVDGKPAKTRFENATDFLRLALDPGDEQDQYQINVIPADELLSNRLPEYDVVCLCDLPELSANELNAVEAYLRQGGGLIIGFGSQIQLGAWRSVLNQAASWWPLELDSIVGSPENPEDIFSFDPLNYQHPILFPFAGQSGTGLSATKTFAYLRMLARPGITSQVALQFSSGDPAIVTSSVGAGRLVIVATPFDRTWGTWALWGHSLVPLSHEMVRYAAADSQQMRSTIAGEPVFPHAAILKAMQSQNSSNETSASNWIWRTPAGADTLVTPQPDQALAVPYQAGLYRLSRSTPGLIHSPSVKTGTSRAPSGPATGWFWFAVNPDIRESSLARWPLPATENASHRTPGSHTPPISQQPRQETTTSSTPPLSNTPTSNPRAKTTETSDNPSDNLPRWLLLLVLLLLLCEGVFSGGVFRRSTQAQLLQNNPQPTRPSLWRRLFRR
- a CDS encoding prepilin-type N-terminal cleavage/methylation domain-containing protein produces the protein MKCPQKISSSAEKSHARPWLQVAWVTPAHRSRSAYTLLEILLVLAVLGVLAAIVAPSALRRLADSTMISSADEICKLLSEARMMAMEAGEPAEFRYQPGGNHFLVTTRTGIADAALTSGNSSSAATPVDNTGQPVATGPLNAWTRSRSIGGHLASPVRFANPTPTFREQSLAQTVSENLIADLENASELSQVRWSEPLVFQPDGTTIDQQFKISDASGRTIRIRVRGLTGSATMSAMTIEDPSTMENSSPRFEP
- a CDS encoding type IV pilus modification PilV family protein: MRYRRHDEQQGRGSRRPCVSSRTAGFSLLEVVLAGTIFLGATVALSQLVWNGSRASIQSRLLAEATWRCESKMQEAVAGVVALSPVSSTPFDDDPAWSWSLNVSEGPYAELLAVEVMVTREGSTPLASAGFRLKRWIRDPQWFIDAAAEEAAAAAAETSTSSTSTSSGSSGSSSGSGSSSGSGSRSGSGSGSGGGGSQQNGGSR
- a CDS encoding type II secretion system protein GspJ, whose product is MISRRSCSRRTIGQRASRQGFNLLEVLLAAALTAVLVMIISQALNTYYRSTVTSRVELERSRLVRAIQRQIASDIRNVTFAFQKEASASSTVSSSTVASTSTSTSTGSSSTSGTETSGTGSTETTTDETTTISVVGADDQLAAGSAGVVGDIANLKLHVSLPRMETPVLNDVEYYTATTSSDLRQICYYWMAGGSLDNQTGEASQSGLARYEADRLEATFAETSGKALAVPQILAPEIASISFRYFDGLAWLESWDSPTMQALPRAIEVTLQFVPAENRLGTIFNAGVSPMSNQATFVIAVPLADPKPPEETL
- a CDS encoding type II secretion system minor pseudopilin yields the protein MKRIPPLAYSRQFQTQSRPSTRRLPSRPQSSPRQGMILILVLVVTIFLTYGVASFSRQMTSELEATRFYQTEVRVQAAVESGIEYLATVVAQQGETAAESLWHAPTLFQGVLVEESERARGNIRFSVVSPLPQDIATYSIRYGVMDESGKLNLNRLSALKLTEEEMTALLMGIPNMTEDIAAAIRDWIDTNDEELPGGAESSYYETLSPPYQAKNGPLESLDELLMVKGVTPQLLYGEDANRNGLLDQNEVDGDSSPPFDNNDTFLDQGWSAYFTVHSREKNKRPDGTKKIYLNNDFLTDLYDALEPEFGEDVAKFIIAYRVNGPNSTTEAQPANSTSGNDRIRNIGGSPTGSSSQRGRQQRDSQAVQSLVRGLSEAASSETGTVTRGGIDITRGGQFKVNSIFDLVGVSVTATVNGAQTTLESPWKDEPNELAATLPAILDNLSTIEDDFIEGRININEARVEVLSGIPGMTEELLDGIMASQPVDSNGMPNTSLLAQRKNIAWLYAEGIADLATLRTLDPYLTCQGSVFRAQILGFTDGGGPINRSEVIVDATVNPPQVIYRRDLTSLGRGYPRSMIAPQAAPL